A single genomic interval of Nocardioides nitrophenolicus harbors:
- a CDS encoding DUF6421 family protein, with translation MTDVLSLVDRIDTRDAVVDAPAWHTLKDVVERIRTWQLADGSVDLAADGAPSRDTVAAAVDQVVAAVEELSPLLPYDAAYHRALVADLRRWTDAGFGVPDFLDSLLAFQPAAERVDGRQHLVVFPMYTQNGNPDRNLEAVVFRMVWPEWLADLEATRYDNPLFCGIAFEDFTSGYDTNSAVLFPETVAVREVPERFSWGGIFCDREAARFRRVGTAAVDLLGVELPDEVRGLLEDQQRSQDAFVLWDMIHDRAHSHGDLPFDPFMIKQRQPFWMYGLEELRCDLTAFKAAVELEAEGNAVAADAQHAILLDRMFRFPVTGERTRNYDGLGGQLLFAYLHQHDAIRWTDNKLRIDWELARQVTNALCTEIEQLYRDGIDRPKIVHWQAAYALVSRYLAPHPASKWARGADALDFSKQPRELVDDVLADEFPLSMFFEALAKKLKHVIAETRGITAAA, from the coding sequence ATGACGGACGTTCTTTCTCTCGTTGACCGGATCGACACCCGCGACGCCGTGGTCGACGCCCCGGCCTGGCACACCCTGAAGGACGTCGTCGAGCGGATCCGCACCTGGCAGCTCGCCGACGGATCCGTCGACCTCGCCGCCGACGGCGCCCCGTCCCGTGACACGGTCGCCGCCGCGGTCGACCAGGTCGTGGCCGCCGTCGAGGAGCTCTCGCCGCTGCTGCCGTACGACGCGGCGTACCACCGCGCCCTGGTCGCGGACCTGCGGCGCTGGACCGACGCGGGCTTCGGCGTGCCCGACTTCCTCGACTCGCTGCTCGCCTTCCAGCCCGCCGCCGAGCGGGTCGACGGCCGCCAGCACCTGGTCGTGTTCCCGATGTACACCCAGAACGGCAACCCGGACCGCAACCTCGAGGCCGTCGTGTTCCGGATGGTCTGGCCAGAGTGGCTGGCCGACCTCGAGGCCACCCGCTACGACAACCCGCTGTTCTGCGGCATCGCCTTCGAGGACTTCACGAGCGGCTACGACACCAACTCGGCCGTGCTCTTCCCCGAGACCGTCGCCGTGCGCGAGGTGCCCGAGCGGTTCAGCTGGGGCGGCATCTTCTGCGACCGCGAGGCCGCCCGCTTCCGTCGCGTCGGCACCGCCGCCGTCGACCTGCTCGGCGTCGAGCTGCCCGACGAGGTGCGCGGGCTGCTCGAGGACCAGCAGCGCAGCCAGGACGCCTTCGTGCTCTGGGACATGATCCACGACCGCGCCCACAGCCACGGCGACCTGCCGTTCGACCCGTTCATGATCAAGCAGCGCCAGCCGTTCTGGATGTACGGCCTGGAGGAGCTGCGCTGCGACCTGACCGCGTTCAAGGCGGCCGTCGAGCTCGAGGCCGAGGGCAACGCGGTCGCCGCGGACGCCCAGCACGCCATCCTGCTCGACCGGATGTTCCGGTTCCCCGTCACCGGCGAGCGCACCCGCAACTACGACGGGCTGGGCGGCCAGCTGCTGTTCGCCTACCTGCACCAGCACGACGCGATCCGCTGGACCGACAACAAGCTGCGCATCGACTGGGAGCTCGCGCGCCAGGTGACCAATGCGCTGTGCACCGAGATCGAGCAGCTCTACCGCGACGGCATCGACCGGCCGAAGATCGTGCACTGGCAGGCCGCCTACGCGCTGGTAAGCCGCTACCTCGCGCCCCACCCGGCCTCGAAGTGGGCCCGGGGCGCCGACGCGCTCGACTTCTCCAAGCAGCCGCGCGAGCTCGTCGACGACGTCCTCGCCGACGAGTTCCCGCTGAGCATGTTCTTCGAGGCGCTGGCCAAGAAGCTCAAGCACGTCATCGCGGAGACCCGCGGCATCACCGCCGCCGCATGA
- a CDS encoding nucleoside deaminase yields MSEETWLARAVELATANVADGGGPFGAVIVRGGAIVAEGQNRVTRDLDPTAHAEVLAIRAACTALGTFDLAGCVLYTSCEPCPLCVSASLWARLDRVAYAADRDDAARGGFDDRAFYELFDRPRSEWSMEVGQVRLAGSAAPFDAWLAHEGRTAY; encoded by the coding sequence ATGAGCGAGGAGACCTGGCTGGCGCGCGCGGTCGAGCTGGCGACGGCCAACGTGGCCGACGGCGGCGGCCCGTTCGGCGCGGTGATCGTCCGCGGCGGCGCGATCGTGGCCGAGGGCCAGAACCGGGTCACCCGCGACCTGGACCCCACCGCCCACGCCGAGGTGCTGGCGATCCGCGCGGCGTGCACGGCGCTCGGCACCTTCGATCTCGCCGGCTGCGTGCTCTACACCTCGTGCGAGCCCTGCCCGCTGTGTGTCTCCGCCTCGCTGTGGGCCCGCCTGGACCGGGTGGCGTACGCCGCCGACCGCGACGACGCCGCCCGCGGCGGGTTCGACGACCGGGCGTTCTACGAGCTGTTCGACCGGCCGCGCTCGGAGTGGTCGATGGAGGTCGGCCAGGTCCGGCTGGCCGGCTCCGCCGCGCCGTTCGACGCCTGGCTGGCGCACGAGGGCCGCACGGCCTACTGA
- a CDS encoding SDR family oxidoreductase, with product MTRVIAVAGAGGPAGRAVVRRLAAAGVVVAAADADGARLEGLDAETSVVDLLDADATRAWVDGIVAAHGRLDGVVHLVGGWRGGKGLTAEALDHWAVLEPLLVRTLQHTSLAAQPALVESGGRFVVVSAAGAGTPTAGNAAYAAAKAAAEAWTLALAHAFGRSGGEAAATILVVKALLDDAMRAARPGAAFDGFTHVDDLAETIAGLWDRPSAELNGERLWLTPRP from the coding sequence ATGACCCGGGTCATCGCGGTCGCCGGAGCCGGCGGCCCGGCCGGTCGTGCCGTCGTCCGCCGGCTCGCGGCGGCCGGTGTCGTGGTCGCCGCCGCCGACGCCGACGGGGCGCGACTCGAGGGCCTGGACGCCGAGACCAGCGTCGTCGACCTGCTCGACGCCGACGCGACCCGCGCCTGGGTCGACGGCATCGTGGCCGCGCACGGCCGCCTCGACGGGGTGGTGCACCTCGTCGGCGGCTGGCGCGGTGGCAAGGGCCTGACGGCCGAGGCGCTCGACCACTGGGCGGTGCTCGAGCCGCTCCTGGTCCGCACCCTGCAGCACACCTCGCTGGCCGCGCAGCCGGCGCTCGTGGAGTCGGGTGGCCGGTTCGTCGTGGTCAGCGCCGCCGGCGCCGGCACGCCGACGGCCGGCAACGCGGCCTACGCCGCCGCCAAGGCCGCCGCCGAGGCCTGGACCCTCGCCCTGGCCCACGCCTTCGGGCGCTCGGGCGGGGAAGCCGCCGCTACCATCCTGGTGGTCAAGGCCCTGCTCGATGACGCGATGCGCGCTGCCCGCCCGGGCGCCGCGTTCGACGGCTTCACCCACGTCGACGACCTGGCCGAGACGATCGCCGGTCTGTGGGACCGGCCGAGCGCCGAGCTGAACGGAGAGCGACTGTGGCTGACGCCGCGACCCTGA
- a CDS encoding glycine C-acetyltransferase produces the protein MYGNFRDHLTAELDGIEQAGLTKRERGIRGPQQAEIVADGAEVLNFCANNYLGLADDPRLLEAARGALDEWGYGMASVRFICGTQEQHLDLERRLSEFLGTDDTILYSSCFDANGGVFETLFGAEDAIISDALNHASIIDGIRLSKARRLRYANRDLADLEAQLRAAADARFRVVVTDGVFSMDGYLAPLREICDLAERYDALVFVDDSHAVGFIGEGGRGTPELCGVADRVDIYTGTFGKALGGASGGYVSSHREIVALLRQRSRPYLFSNTLAPSIVAGTLRALDLVEGSGELRERLRANAALFRELMEAEGFDLLPGEHPIVPVMFGDAALTARVADEMQKHGVYVTAFSFPVVPRGAARIRVQLSAAHTEDQVRRCVAAFVAGREAAQA, from the coding sequence ATGTACGGGAACTTCAGGGATCATCTCACCGCCGAGCTCGACGGCATCGAGCAGGCCGGCCTGACCAAGCGCGAGCGCGGCATCCGCGGCCCGCAGCAGGCCGAGATCGTCGCCGACGGCGCGGAGGTGCTGAACTTCTGCGCCAACAACTACCTCGGCCTCGCCGACGACCCGCGGCTGCTCGAGGCGGCCCGCGGCGCGCTCGACGAGTGGGGCTACGGGATGGCCAGCGTCCGCTTCATCTGCGGCACCCAGGAGCAGCACCTCGACCTGGAGCGCCGGCTCTCCGAGTTCCTCGGCACCGACGACACGATCCTGTACTCGTCGTGCTTCGACGCCAACGGCGGCGTCTTCGAGACCCTCTTCGGCGCGGAGGACGCGATCATCTCCGACGCGCTCAACCACGCCTCGATCATCGACGGCATCCGGCTCTCCAAGGCGCGCCGGCTGCGCTACGCCAACCGCGACCTGGCCGACCTCGAGGCCCAGCTGCGGGCCGCCGCCGACGCCCGCTTCCGCGTCGTCGTCACCGACGGCGTCTTCTCGATGGACGGCTACCTCGCGCCGCTGCGCGAGATCTGCGATCTCGCCGAGAGGTACGACGCGCTCGTCTTCGTCGACGACTCCCACGCCGTCGGCTTCATCGGCGAAGGCGGGCGCGGCACGCCCGAGCTGTGCGGGGTCGCCGACCGGGTCGACATCTACACCGGCACCTTCGGCAAGGCGCTCGGCGGCGCGTCCGGCGGCTACGTCTCCTCGCACCGCGAGATCGTCGCGCTGCTGCGCCAGCGCTCGCGCCCGTACCTGTTCTCCAACACCCTCGCCCCCTCGATCGTCGCCGGCACGCTGCGCGCGCTCGACCTGGTCGAGGGCTCCGGCGAGCTGCGCGAGCGGCTGCGCGCCAACGCCGCGCTCTTCCGCGAGCTGATGGAGGCCGAGGGCTTCGACCTGCTGCCCGGCGAGCACCCCATCGTCCCGGTGATGTTCGGCGACGCCGCGTTGACCGCTCGGGTGGCCGACGAGATGCAGAAGCACGGCGTCTACGTGACCGCCTTCAGCTTCCCGGTGGTCCCTCGCGGCGCGGCCCGGATCCGCGTGCAGCTCTCCGCGGCGCACACCGAGGACCAAGTACGGCGGTGCGTGGCGGCATTCGTGGCCGGACGTGAGGCGGCGCAGGCTTGA
- a CDS encoding transglutaminase domain-containing protein, whose product MSAPHPPGWPAPPPAPQRRFPWLAVLGSLSLVIVLVVGLTVVLVLGGDDEKEERESRSEALRERLLEDSRAELPTTAEVESAVPGYDYSTAVSGVGTHADLSIAATYDADAEDPWRGDPGKIEVYADAALTKPVPITILPDLTSSDDDPHLAITPLRVQRTHITRRDGEAKGTLADLGTFWNLNPHVYVVQYLTPDGTKRPRPLVRQVDFVAETTAPAQVTSTVTPDGDALLQWTRVEGASEYLVVLEQRRADLDDTVQVLGRTTEATWSSAATKKCLHSCTQNEVLKLTTVDGSTQASLPQLVPERVDARLGVVAVVDRTPSVMAPIDFNGLETLPVRSDRTWDQGADIVNRGLAALPSRFLFVSIDGSTRATGASVDRAEVTRDGTDWVVPLRGRGTRLVDPVRIPVAAVDDIDAAVATFNERARRDYPLAGLDEAGIVIRADLPKKPAPELPPPDYPVFGSNELTTFIAEQLIAGATAIDLSAFADQPGLPDVQDALSEAVYQNPYALAYFDTFSFDGTVIQVEAAYSVTELQSRQKRIADRAAEVVKSQISSGMSVSDKVAAINRYLVDNADYDHAAIDASPGKYRSDTPASFRYAWETDGILVSGTGVCMSYAYAFQALAEEAGIESVVVSGELADGGGHAWNKVKVGDSWRAVDVTWNDPRGPWNPQSGTKYLLIRDAQFTGDALRTERDTWMSDAYLGQYATR is encoded by the coding sequence ATGTCGGCTCCCCACCCGCCGGGCTGGCCCGCACCGCCGCCGGCGCCGCAACGGCGCTTCCCCTGGCTGGCCGTCCTCGGCTCGCTGAGCCTCGTGATCGTCCTGGTCGTCGGTCTCACCGTGGTCCTGGTGCTCGGTGGCGACGACGAGAAGGAGGAGCGGGAGAGCCGGTCGGAGGCGCTGCGCGAGCGGCTGCTCGAGGATTCCCGGGCGGAGCTCCCGACGACCGCCGAGGTCGAGAGCGCGGTGCCGGGCTACGACTATTCGACGGCTGTCTCCGGCGTCGGCACCCATGCCGACCTGAGCATCGCGGCGACGTACGACGCCGACGCCGAGGATCCCTGGCGGGGCGACCCCGGCAAGATCGAGGTGTACGCCGACGCGGCGCTGACCAAGCCGGTGCCGATCACGATCCTGCCGGACCTGACCTCCTCCGACGACGACCCGCACCTGGCCATCACGCCGCTGCGGGTCCAGCGGACCCACATCACGCGGCGGGACGGCGAGGCGAAGGGCACGCTGGCCGATCTCGGCACGTTCTGGAACCTCAACCCGCACGTGTACGTCGTCCAGTACCTCACGCCCGACGGCACGAAGCGGCCGCGACCCCTCGTCAGGCAGGTCGACTTCGTCGCCGAGACCACGGCGCCGGCCCAGGTCACCTCGACGGTGACCCCCGACGGCGACGCGCTGCTGCAGTGGACCCGGGTCGAGGGCGCGAGCGAGTACCTCGTCGTGCTGGAGCAGCGGCGCGCCGACCTCGACGACACCGTGCAGGTGCTCGGTCGCACGACCGAGGCGACCTGGTCGTCGGCTGCGACGAAGAAGTGCCTCCACAGCTGCACCCAGAACGAGGTGCTGAAGCTGACCACGGTCGACGGCTCGACCCAGGCGTCCCTGCCGCAGCTGGTCCCCGAGAGGGTCGACGCCCGGCTCGGCGTCGTCGCGGTCGTCGACCGCACGCCGTCGGTGATGGCGCCGATCGACTTCAACGGCCTCGAGACCCTGCCGGTCCGCTCGGACCGGACGTGGGACCAGGGAGCGGACATCGTCAACCGCGGTCTGGCCGCGCTGCCGAGCCGGTTCCTGTTCGTCTCCATCGACGGCTCCACCCGGGCGACCGGTGCGAGCGTCGATCGCGCCGAGGTGACCCGCGACGGGACCGACTGGGTGGTCCCGCTGCGGGGCCGGGGGACCCGGCTGGTGGATCCGGTCCGGATCCCCGTCGCTGCCGTCGACGACATCGACGCCGCGGTCGCGACGTTCAACGAGCGCGCGCGGCGCGACTACCCGCTCGCCGGGCTGGACGAGGCCGGCATCGTGATCCGGGCCGACCTGCCGAAGAAGCCCGCCCCGGAGCTGCCCCCGCCGGACTACCCGGTGTTCGGCAGCAACGAGCTCACGACGTTCATCGCCGAGCAGCTGATCGCGGGCGCCACGGCCATCGACCTCTCCGCGTTCGCCGACCAGCCGGGTCTGCCCGACGTCCAGGACGCGTTGAGCGAGGCGGTCTACCAGAACCCCTATGCCCTGGCGTACTTCGACACCTTCTCGTTCGACGGCACCGTGATCCAGGTCGAGGCGGCGTACTCCGTGACGGAGCTGCAGTCGCGGCAGAAGAGGATCGCCGACCGGGCCGCGGAGGTCGTGAAGAGCCAGATCTCGTCCGGGATGAGCGTGTCCGACAAGGTGGCGGCCATCAACCGCTACCTGGTGGACAACGCCGACTACGACCACGCCGCGATCGACGCGTCACCGGGCAAGTACCGTTCCGACACCCCGGCGAGCTTCCGCTACGCCTGGGAGACCGACGGGATCCTGGTCAGCGGTACCGGCGTGTGCATGAGCTACGCCTACGCCTTCCAGGCCCTCGCCGAGGAGGCCGGCATCGAGTCGGTCGTCGTCTCGGGCGAGCTGGCCGACGGCGGTGGGCACGCGTGGAACAAGGTCAAGGTCGGCGACAGCTGGCGCGCGGTCGACGTCACCTGGAACGACCCGCGCGGGCCCTGGAATCCCCAGTCGGGCACGAAGTACCTGCTGATCCGCGACGCGCAGTTCACCGGCGACGCCCTGCGCACGGAGCGGGACACCTGGATGTCCGACGCCTACCTCGGCCAGTACGCCACCCGATGA
- the tdh gene encoding L-threonine 3-dehydrogenase: MKALYKAEAAPGLTLVDRPDPACGPAEVVIKVLRTGICGTDLHILRWDEWAAGAVRAPLTPGHEFYGEVVEVGPLVTDVAVGDRVSGEGHIVCGTCRNCRAGRRQMCIRTIGLGVQRDGAFAEYLSLPAGNVWVHHPDVDPDLGAIFDPLGNAVHTALAFPLVGEDVLVTGCGPIGLMAIAVARHVGARYVVGTDVSPARLDLARAMGADAVVDVSVGSVADVQQSLHMREGFDIGFEMSGAPSALPQMIDNMNHGGRIAMLGLPSAPFAIDWGKVVTHMLTLKGIYGREMFETWNAMGAMLQSSSTLRTAIGSVISDRLPAREWERGFEIAASAGVGKVVLDWTEL; encoded by the coding sequence ATGAAGGCGCTCTACAAGGCCGAGGCGGCGCCGGGGCTCACGCTCGTCGACCGCCCCGACCCGGCCTGCGGGCCGGCCGAGGTGGTCATCAAGGTGCTGCGCACCGGCATCTGCGGCACCGACCTCCACATCCTGCGCTGGGACGAGTGGGCGGCCGGTGCGGTGCGGGCGCCGCTCACGCCGGGCCACGAGTTCTACGGCGAGGTGGTCGAGGTCGGTCCGCTCGTCACCGACGTGGCCGTCGGCGACCGGGTGTCCGGCGAGGGGCACATCGTGTGCGGCACCTGCCGCAACTGTCGCGCCGGCCGCCGCCAGATGTGCATCCGGACCATCGGTCTCGGCGTGCAGCGCGACGGCGCGTTCGCGGAGTACCTCAGCCTGCCCGCCGGCAACGTCTGGGTGCACCATCCCGACGTCGACCCCGACCTCGGCGCGATCTTCGACCCGCTCGGAAACGCGGTCCACACCGCGCTCGCGTTCCCGCTCGTCGGCGAGGACGTGCTGGTCACCGGCTGCGGCCCGATCGGGCTGATGGCGATCGCTGTCGCGCGCCACGTCGGCGCCCGGTACGTCGTCGGCACCGACGTCAGCCCGGCCCGCCTCGACCTGGCCAGGGCGATGGGCGCGGACGCGGTCGTCGACGTGTCGGTCGGCTCGGTGGCCGACGTCCAGCAGAGCCTGCACATGCGCGAGGGCTTCGACATCGGCTTCGAGATGAGTGGCGCCCCGTCGGCACTGCCGCAGATGATCGACAACATGAACCACGGCGGGCGGATCGCCATGCTCGGCCTGCCGAGCGCGCCGTTCGCGATCGACTGGGGGAAGGTCGTCACGCACATGCTGACCCTCAAGGGCATCTACGGCCGCGAGATGTTCGAGACCTGGAACGCGATGGGCGCGATGCTGCAGTCGAGCAGCACCCTGCGCACGGCGATCGGCTCGGTGATCTCCGACCGCCTGCCGGCGCGCGAGTGGGAGCGGGGATTCGAGATCGCGGCATCCGCCGGGGTCGGCAAGGTTGTTCTGGACTGGACGGAGCTGTGA
- a CDS encoding threonine aldolase family protein, translated as MADAATLTTGSTAAERRHDPEARQFASDNYAGVHPEVLAAIALANGGHQVSYGEDAYTEHLQTIMAGLFGGGVEAYPVFNGTGANVVGLQALADRWGAVICAETAHINVDEGGAPERMGGLKLHPVATPDGKLTPELVDRQAWGFDDEHRAMPQVVSITQSTELGTLYTPDEIRALAEHAHGLGMRLHLDGARLANAAAALDVPLRSFTSDAGVDVLSFGATKNGALAGEAVVILNPEGVSHLKHLRKLSMQLASKMRFVSVQFEALLADGLWLRLAGHANAMAQRLAEGVRELDGVEILYPVQANGVFARLPHDVSRRLMERHRFYFWDEAAGDVRWMCSFDTTEDDVDAFLAALREELARG; from the coding sequence GTGGCTGACGCCGCGACCCTGACCACCGGATCGACCGCTGCCGAGCGGCGGCACGACCCCGAGGCCCGCCAGTTCGCCAGCGACAACTACGCCGGCGTGCACCCCGAGGTGCTGGCCGCGATCGCGCTCGCCAACGGCGGCCACCAGGTGTCCTACGGCGAGGATGCCTACACCGAGCACCTGCAGACGATCATGGCCGGCCTGTTCGGCGGCGGCGTCGAGGCGTACCCCGTCTTCAACGGCACCGGCGCCAACGTCGTCGGCCTGCAGGCCCTCGCCGACCGTTGGGGCGCGGTGATCTGCGCCGAGACCGCCCACATCAACGTCGACGAGGGCGGCGCCCCCGAGCGGATGGGCGGGCTCAAGCTGCACCCCGTCGCCACCCCCGACGGCAAGCTCACGCCCGAGCTCGTCGACCGGCAGGCGTGGGGCTTCGACGACGAGCATCGCGCGATGCCCCAGGTCGTCTCGATCACCCAGTCCACCGAGCTCGGCACCCTCTACACGCCCGACGAGATCCGCGCGCTCGCCGAGCACGCCCACGGCCTCGGCATGCGGCTGCACCTCGACGGTGCCCGGCTCGCGAACGCGGCGGCCGCACTCGACGTACCGCTGCGGTCGTTCACCTCCGACGCCGGCGTCGACGTGCTCTCCTTCGGTGCCACCAAGAACGGTGCGCTGGCCGGTGAGGCCGTCGTGATCCTGAACCCCGAGGGCGTCAGCCACCTCAAGCACCTGCGCAAGCTGTCGATGCAGCTGGCCAGCAAGATGCGGTTCGTGTCGGTGCAGTTCGAGGCGCTGCTCGCCGACGGCCTCTGGCTGCGCCTCGCCGGCCACGCCAACGCGATGGCGCAGCGGCTGGCCGAGGGCGTCCGCGAGCTCGACGGCGTCGAGATCCTCTACCCGGTGCAGGCCAACGGCGTGTTCGCCCGGCTGCCCCACGACGTCAGCCGCCGGCTGATGGAGCGGCACCGCTTCTACTTCTGGGACGAGGCGGCCGGCGACGTGCGGTGGATGTGCTCCTTCGACACCACCGAGGACGACGTCGACGCCTTCCTCGCGGCGCTGCGTGAGGAGCTGGCGCGAGGCTGA
- a CDS encoding HNH endonuclease signature motif containing protein yields the protein MDLGTRPRATVSLLSRLRAEVEGRQASLIREWATIVEWAGDHIVIGPEGAATIAGGFLDTGVPVAGDGAPLVSEFALMELVAVLGRTPDGGRAYVGRVLACAWRLPRVYAAVLAGRLAPWRAERIADLTHALCAEAAAFVDRQLYDASGVGWAQLERLVAEATLRFDPERAEADRQVAADQRRFDVGEVDQHGLVHLDALLDAADGRDLDLAVARRAEVLGRLGDESSLDVRRSKAAAELARQDLALDLLVPDPDTGEVVATVPGRKVVLNVHVTDTSLVGANRVARWDEGRCPVTTAQVREWLQARDTTIIVRPVIDLADHVPVDSYEIPDRHRTRVALRDPTCRFPHCTRPSTRCDLDHHRPHGAGGPTCPCNLVPLCRRHHRAKTHSRWRYDIPDPATYVWTSPSGFRFRVDHRGTHPLPPPDE from the coding sequence ATGGATCTCGGAACCCGGCCCCGCGCGACAGTCTCGCTGCTGTCGCGGCTGCGTGCCGAGGTCGAAGGCCGCCAAGCCTCCCTCATTCGCGAATGGGCCACGATCGTGGAGTGGGCCGGCGACCACATCGTGATCGGTCCCGAGGGCGCGGCGACGATCGCCGGGGGCTTCCTCGACACCGGTGTCCCGGTCGCGGGCGACGGTGCGCCGCTGGTCAGTGAGTTCGCGCTGATGGAGCTGGTCGCGGTCCTGGGCCGCACCCCTGACGGTGGCCGGGCCTATGTCGGACGCGTGCTTGCCTGTGCGTGGCGGCTGCCCCGGGTCTACGCCGCGGTCCTGGCCGGCCGGCTGGCGCCGTGGCGCGCCGAACGGATCGCCGACCTCACCCACGCTCTGTGCGCTGAGGCGGCGGCGTTCGTGGACCGACAGCTGTACGACGCCTCCGGGGTCGGGTGGGCCCAGCTCGAACGCCTCGTCGCCGAGGCGACGCTGCGGTTCGACCCCGAGCGGGCCGAAGCCGACCGCCAGGTCGCTGCCGACCAGCGTCGCTTCGACGTCGGGGAGGTCGACCAGCACGGTCTGGTCCACCTCGACGCGCTGCTGGATGCTGCTGACGGGCGCGACCTCGACCTCGCGGTCGCCCGTCGGGCTGAGGTGTTGGGTCGGCTCGGCGATGAGTCGTCGTTGGACGTGCGGCGGTCCAAGGCGGCCGCCGAGCTGGCCCGCCAGGATCTGGCGCTCGACCTGCTGGTCCCGGACCCCGACACCGGTGAGGTGGTCGCGACCGTCCCGGGCCGCAAGGTGGTGTTGAACGTGCACGTCACCGACACCAGCCTGGTCGGGGCCAACCGGGTCGCACGGTGGGACGAGGGCCGCTGCCCGGTCACCACCGCTCAGGTCCGTGAATGGCTCCAGGCCCGTGACACCACGATCATCGTGCGGCCGGTGATCGACCTGGCCGACCACGTGCCGGTCGACTCCTACGAGATCCCCGACCGCCACCGCACCCGCGTCGCGCTGCGCGATCCGACCTGTCGGTTCCCCCACTGCACCCGCCCCAGCACCCGGTGCGACCTCGACCACCATCGCCCCCACGGTGCGGGTGGACCGACCTGTCCGTGCAACCTGGTTCCACTGTGCCGACGCCACCACCGCGCCAAGACCCACTCCCGCTGGCGCTACGACATCCCGGACCCCGCGACCTACGTGTGGACCAGCCCGTCCGGGTTCCGGTTCCGCGTCGACCACCGCGGCACCCACCCCCTGCCGCCACCCGACGAGTAG
- a CDS encoding LysR family transcriptional regulator, with product MEVHQLTVLRELGALGSVTAVAEALHVSPSAVSQHLAALQRQFGTPLTRRTGRVLTLTDAGRVLARAGAEVIDAMAAARGAVEEFEGAPGGTVTLSSFHSAGQAVFGPLLRELGAHPDVPDLRLTDEDVAQRDFPALTAQYDLVLAHRMEHSPPWPTDDLHVVTLAREPLDVALPAGHPLATRQRLRPRDVVGERWVTSRVGYSPDDVLIAVSALTRRHAEVVHRVNDYGAVAALVAAGSGIGLLPRYTSAHPDDDVVLRPLHGLSTSRTIDVLARPETLRRRSVQRVVQALRRVMERLVDPHG from the coding sequence GTGGAGGTCCACCAGCTCACCGTCCTGCGCGAGCTCGGCGCGCTCGGCAGCGTCACCGCCGTGGCCGAGGCGCTCCATGTCTCCCCCTCCGCGGTGTCCCAGCACCTCGCCGCCCTCCAACGCCAGTTCGGTACGCCGCTCACCCGTCGCACCGGCCGGGTGCTGACCCTCACCGACGCCGGCCGGGTGCTCGCCCGGGCCGGCGCCGAGGTCATCGACGCGATGGCCGCCGCCCGCGGCGCGGTCGAGGAGTTCGAGGGGGCGCCCGGCGGCACCGTCACGCTGAGCAGCTTCCACAGCGCCGGACAGGCGGTGTTCGGGCCGCTGCTGCGCGAGCTCGGCGCCCATCCCGACGTACCCGACCTGCGGCTGACCGACGAGGACGTCGCCCAACGCGACTTCCCCGCCCTCACCGCGCAGTACGACCTGGTCCTCGCGCACCGGATGGAGCACAGCCCGCCCTGGCCCACCGACGACCTGCACGTCGTCACCCTGGCCCGCGAGCCCCTCGACGTCGCGCTGCCCGCCGGCCACCCGCTCGCCACCCGCCAGCGGCTGCGTCCGCGCGACGTGGTCGGCGAGCGTTGGGTGACCAGCCGGGTCGGCTACTCCCCCGACGACGTCCTCATCGCCGTCTCGGCCCTCACCCGCCGCCACGCCGAGGTCGTCCACCGGGTCAACGACTACGGCGCGGTCGCCGCGCTCGTCGCCGCCGGCTCGGGGATCGGGCTGCTCCCCCGCTACACCTCAGCGCACCCGGACGACGACGTGGTGCTCCGCCCGCTCCACGGCCTGAGCACCAGCCGCACGATCGACGTCCTCGCCCGGCCCGAGACGCTGCGCCGGCGCTCCGTGCAGCGGGTGGTCCAGGCGCTGCGCCGGGTCATGGAGCGGCTCGTCGACCCGCACGGTTGA